The following coding sequences are from one Rutidosis leptorrhynchoides isolate AG116_Rl617_1_P2 chromosome 11, CSIRO_AGI_Rlap_v1, whole genome shotgun sequence window:
- the LOC139875356 gene encoding uncharacterized protein, which produces MREPIEDDIRRLYRKHEEIHGFPGMLASIDCMHWAWRKCPNAWKGQYTRGDHGYPTIMFEAVASYDNWIWHAYFGMAGSNNDLNVLNASPLFDSLLADTAPQIPYEIGDVDVERTYLEFCKFVGVFYKETYFTKKQSAARKEVERTFGILQVCWGIL; this is translated from the coding sequence ATGAGAGAACCAATCGAGGACGATATACGTCGGTTGTATCGTAAACATGAAGAAATTCATGGCTTTCCTGGAATGCTTGCAAgcattgattgtatgcattgggcttgGAGAAAATGTCCAAATGCATGGAAAGGGCAATACACACGAGGCGATCACGGTTACCCGACAATCATGTTTGAAGCCGTTGCATCTTATGACAATTGGATTTGGCATGCATATTTTGGAATGGCCGGTTCGAACAATGACTTGAATGTCCTTAATGCATCTCCATTGTTTGATAGTTTACTAGCTGACACGGCTCCTCAAATTCCATACGAAATTGGAGACGTTGACGTTGAGAGGACATACTTGGAATTTTGCAAGTTCGTTGGGGTATTTTACAAAGAAACATACTTTACAAAGAAACAATCCGCAGCTCGTAAAGAAGTTGAGAGGACATTTGGAATTTTGCAAGTTTGTTGGGGTATTTTATGA